One window from the genome of Dioscorea cayenensis subsp. rotundata cultivar TDr96_F1 chromosome 3, TDr96_F1_v2_PseudoChromosome.rev07_lg8_w22 25.fasta, whole genome shotgun sequence encodes:
- the LOC120253498 gene encoding L-arabinokinase isoform X1, producing MRIGCGESGISASKDHLVFAYYVTGHGLGHATRVVEVVRHLVAAGHDVHVVTGAPDFVFTSDIQSPNLHIRKVLLDCGAVQADALTVDRLASLEKYSQTAVVPRASILATEVEWLNSIKADLVVSDVVPVACRAAADAGIRSVCVTNFSWDFIYAEYVMAAGLNHRSIVWQIAEDYSHCEFLLRLPGYCPMPAFRDVIDVPLVVRRIHKSRSEVRKELGIAEDVKVVIFNFGGQPAGWKLREEWLPAGWLCLVCGASDSQILPPNFIRLPKDAYTPDLIAASDCMLGKIGYGTVSEALAYKLPFVFVRRDYFNEEPFLRNMLEYYHGGVEMIRRDLLVGHWKPYLERALKISPCYEGGINGGEVAALILQETAAGKNYSSDKLSGARRLRDAIVLGYQLQRAPGRDICIPDWYLLAENEVGLRPAVAENEITGNISLVEAHIEDFEILHGDLHGLPDTMAFLKSLSSLHFETDSGKGTEKRLMRERAAAAALFDWEEEIYIARAPGRLDVMGGIADYSGSLVLQMPIREACHVAVQTNHPSKHKLWKHAEARQQATGQGPILQIVSFGSELSNRAPTFDMDLSDFLDGDKPISYEEAFKYFSQDPSQKWASYVAGTILVLMIELGVRFTESISILVSSAVPEGKGVSSSASVEVATMSAIAAAYGLNIDSRKLAILCQKVENRVVGAPCGVMDQMASACGEANKLLAMVCQPAEVKELVNIPTHIRFWGIDSGIRHSVGGTDYGSVRIGAFMGRKMIKSAANALLSQSPNNTPSQEVDEVNSDENDESEMNLFEAEAELDYLCNLTTHRFEAVYAKQLPESILGEAFLNKYIDHNDTVTTIDPNRNYAVKAPAKHPVYEDFRVKAFKALLTAATTDEQLSALGELMYQCHYSYSDCGLGSDGTDRLVKLVQEIQHRPSRDGQPSLLGAKITGGGSGGTVCVIGRNCLRSSEEILEIQRRYKAATGHLPFIFEGSSPGAGKFGYLKIRRKIDSSLKN from the exons ATGAGGATCGGTTGTGGGGAAAGTGGCATCTCGGCTTCCAAGGATCATCTTGTGTTTGCTTATTATGTCACCGGCCATGGATTGGGGCATGCTACCAGAGTGGTCGAG GTTGTTAGGCATCTTGTTGCAGCTGGGCATGATGTCCATGTGGTTACAGGTGCTCCTGATTTTGTTTTCACCAGTGATATTCAGTCTCCGAATCTCCACATTCGGAAA GTCTTGTTGGACTGTGGAGCTGTGCAAGCAGATGCTTTGACTGTTGATCGCCTTGCATCCCTGGAAAAG TACTCTCAAACAGCTGTGGTGCCCCGAGCATCTATTCTGGCAACCGAAGTGGAATGGCTGAATTCAATCAAGGCCGATCTTGTG GTCTCAGATGTGGTCCCTGTAGCATGCCGAGCAGCTGCAGATGCTGGTATCCGATCAGTCTGTGTCACAAACTTTAG TTGGGACTTCATCTATGCAGAGTATGTGATGGCAGCTGGACTTAATCACCGGTCTATTGTTTGGCAG ATAGCTGAAGATTATTCTCACTGTGAATTCTTACTTCGACTTCCTGGATACTGCCCAA TGCCTGCTTTCAGGGATGTTATCGATGTACCTTTGGTTGTCAGAAGGATTCATAAATCTCGATCTGAG GTGAGGAAGGAACTTGGCATTGCAGAGGATGTGAAGGTggtcatttttaattttggtgGACAG CCAGCTGGCTGGAAACTGAGGGAAGAATGGCTGCCTGCTGGCTGGCTCTGTCTG GTCTGCGGTGCATCTGACAGCCAAATACTTCCTCCAAACTTCATAAGACTTCCAAAAGATGCCTACACGCCTGATCTGATTGCAGCATCTGACTGTATGCTTG GAAAGATTGGTTATGGGACTGTGAGTGAAGCTTTGGCCTACAAATTGCCATTTGTCTTTGTACGCAGAGATTATTTCAATGAGGAACCATTCTTGAGAAATATGCTTGAG TATTACCATGGAGGGGTTGAAATGATTAGGAGAGATTTACTTGTTGGGCATTGGAAACCTTATCTTGAACGTGCTCTCAAAATTAGTCCATGCTATGAGGGAGGCATCAATGGTGGTGAG GTGGCTGCTCTTATACTACAAGAAACAGCTGCTGGGAAAAATTATTCATCCGACAAG TTAAGTGGAGCTAGGAGGTTGCGTGATGCCATTGTGCTTGGCTATCAACTACAAAGAGCTCCTGGTAGAGATATCTGCATTCCTGATTGGTATTTGCTTGCTGAAAATGAGGTTGGCCTTCGGCCTGCAGTGGCAGAAAATGAGATAACTGGGAATATCTCTCTTGTGGAAGC GCACATTGAGGATTTTGAGATACTTCATGGCGATCTCCATGGTTTACCTGATACAATGGCATTCTTAAAGAGCTTGTCGAGTCTACATTTTGAAACTGACTCAGGGAAGGGCACTGAGAAGCGCCTGATGCGGGAGCGAGCTGCTGCTGCAGCACTTTTTGATTGGGAG gaGGAAATATATATTGCAAGAGCTCCTGGGAGATTGGATGTAATGGGAGGGATTGCAGATTATTCAGGAAGTCTTGTTTTGCAG ATGCCAATTAGAGAGGCTTGTCATGTTGCTGTTCAGACAAACCATCCATCCAAACACAAGCTATGGAAACATGCTGAAGCACGACAGCAAGCTACAGGGCAGGGACCAATTCTGCAAATA GTATCATTTGGGTCAGAGTTGAGTAACCGAGCACCAACTTTCGATATGGACCTGTCAGATTTCCTTGATGGTGATAAACCAATTTCATATGAAGAGGCATTTAAATACTTCTCCCAAGATCCCTCCCAGAA GTGGGCTTCATATGTTGCTGGAACAATTCTTGTCTTGATGATTGAATTGGGTGTGCGCTTCACTGAGAGTATCAGCATACTG GTTTCTTCTGCTGTTCCTGAAGGCAAAGGTGTTTCATCTTCAGCATCAGTGGAAGTTGCCACCATGTCAGCCATTGCTGCAGCATATG GGCTTAATATTGATTCCAGAAAACTAGCAATTCTCTGTCAAAAG GTTGAGAACCGAGTTGTTGGTGCTCCTTGTGGAGTCATGGACCAAATGGCTTCAGCTTGTGGAGAAGCCAATAAGCTACTTGCCATGGTTTGCCAG CCAGCGGAGGTGAAGGAACTCGTTAACATTCCAACCCACATACGCTTTTGGGGGATTGATTCCGGAATACGACATAG TGTTGGTGGAACAGATTATGGATCTGTCAGAATAGGTGCTTTCATGGGACGCAAGATGATCAAGTCAGCAGCAAACGCTTTGCTGTCTCAATCTCCAAATAACACCCCTTCTCAGGAAGTGGATGAAGTAAATTctgatgaaaatgatgagagTGAAATGAATCTATTTGAAGCTGAAGCTGAGCTGGATTATTTATGCAACCTCACAACACACCG ATTTGAAGCTGTATATGCCAAGCAACTTCCAGAAAGCATCCTCGGAGAAGCATTCTTGAATAAGTATATCGATCACAATGATACAGTTACAACCATTGATCCCAATCGCAATTATGCTGTCAAGGCACCTGCTAAACATCCTGTCTATGAAGATTTCCGTGTCAAG GCTTTTAAAGCGCTGTTGACTGCTGCTACGACCGATGAACAACTCTCTGCTCTTGGAGAACTTATGTATCAG TGTCATTACAGTTACAGTGATTGCGGACTCGGTTCAGACGGTACTGACAGGCTTGTTAAATTAGTACAAGAGATACAACATCGGCCGTCTCGTGATGGACAACCAAGCCTACTTGGTGCGAAGATTACAGGCGGGGGATCAGGTGGCACTGTTTGTGTTATCGGACGAAACTGCCTCAGAAGCAGCGAGGAAATTCTCGAG ATACAACGTCGGTACAAAGCCGCCACGGGTCATTTACCATTCATCTTCGAGGGTTCATCCCCTGGTGCTGGAAAGTTTGGCTACCTCAAAATACGGCGAAAGATCGATTCATCTCTGAAGAATTAA
- the LOC120253498 gene encoding L-arabinokinase isoform X2, giving the protein MVGVSHLAGNKRRLVFAYYITGHGFGHATRVVDVVRHLVAAGHDVHVVTGAPDFVFTSDIQSPNLHIRKVLLDCGAVQADALTVDRLASLEKYSQTAVVPRASILATEVEWLNSIKADLVVSDVVPVACRAAADAGIRSVCVTNFSWDFIYAEYVMAAGLNHRSIVWQIAEDYSHCEFLLRLPGYCPMPAFRDVIDVPLVVRRIHKSRSEVRKELGIAEDVKVVIFNFGGQPAGWKLREEWLPAGWLCLVCGASDSQILPPNFIRLPKDAYTPDLIAASDCMLGKIGYGTVSEALAYKLPFVFVRRDYFNEEPFLRNMLEYYHGGVEMIRRDLLVGHWKPYLERALKISPCYEGGINGGEVAALILQETAAGKNYSSDKLSGARRLRDAIVLGYQLQRAPGRDICIPDWYLLAENEVGLRPAVAENEITGNISLVEAHIEDFEILHGDLHGLPDTMAFLKSLSSLHFETDSGKGTEKRLMRERAAAAALFDWEEEIYIARAPGRLDVMGGIADYSGSLVLQMPIREACHVAVQTNHPSKHKLWKHAEARQQATGQGPILQIVSFGSELSNRAPTFDMDLSDFLDGDKPISYEEAFKYFSQDPSQKWASYVAGTILVLMIELGVRFTESISILVSSAVPEGKGVSSSASVEVATMSAIAAAYGLNIDSRKLAILCQKVENRVVGAPCGVMDQMASACGEANKLLAMVCQPAEVKELVNIPTHIRFWGIDSGIRHSVGGTDYGSVRIGAFMGRKMIKSAANALLSQSPNNTPSQEVDEVNSDENDESEMNLFEAEAELDYLCNLTTHRFEAVYAKQLPESILGEAFLNKYIDHNDTVTTIDPNRNYAVKAPAKHPVYEDFRVKAFKALLTAATTDEQLSALGELMYQCHYSYSDCGLGSDGTDRLVKLVQEIQHRPSRDGQPSLLGAKITGGGSGGTVCVIGRNCLRSSEEILEIQRRYKAATGHLPFIFEGSSPGAGKFGYLKIRRKIDSSLKN; this is encoded by the exons ATGGTGGGCGTCAGTCACCTAGCAGGCAACAAGCGCCGCCTCGTCTTCGCGTACTACATCACTGGCCATGGCTTCGGCCACGCTACTCGTGTTGTCGAT GTTGTTAGGCATCTTGTTGCAGCTGGGCATGATGTCCATGTGGTTACAGGTGCTCCTGATTTTGTTTTCACCAGTGATATTCAGTCTCCGAATCTCCACATTCGGAAA GTCTTGTTGGACTGTGGAGCTGTGCAAGCAGATGCTTTGACTGTTGATCGCCTTGCATCCCTGGAAAAG TACTCTCAAACAGCTGTGGTGCCCCGAGCATCTATTCTGGCAACCGAAGTGGAATGGCTGAATTCAATCAAGGCCGATCTTGTG GTCTCAGATGTGGTCCCTGTAGCATGCCGAGCAGCTGCAGATGCTGGTATCCGATCAGTCTGTGTCACAAACTTTAG TTGGGACTTCATCTATGCAGAGTATGTGATGGCAGCTGGACTTAATCACCGGTCTATTGTTTGGCAG ATAGCTGAAGATTATTCTCACTGTGAATTCTTACTTCGACTTCCTGGATACTGCCCAA TGCCTGCTTTCAGGGATGTTATCGATGTACCTTTGGTTGTCAGAAGGATTCATAAATCTCGATCTGAG GTGAGGAAGGAACTTGGCATTGCAGAGGATGTGAAGGTggtcatttttaattttggtgGACAG CCAGCTGGCTGGAAACTGAGGGAAGAATGGCTGCCTGCTGGCTGGCTCTGTCTG GTCTGCGGTGCATCTGACAGCCAAATACTTCCTCCAAACTTCATAAGACTTCCAAAAGATGCCTACACGCCTGATCTGATTGCAGCATCTGACTGTATGCTTG GAAAGATTGGTTATGGGACTGTGAGTGAAGCTTTGGCCTACAAATTGCCATTTGTCTTTGTACGCAGAGATTATTTCAATGAGGAACCATTCTTGAGAAATATGCTTGAG TATTACCATGGAGGGGTTGAAATGATTAGGAGAGATTTACTTGTTGGGCATTGGAAACCTTATCTTGAACGTGCTCTCAAAATTAGTCCATGCTATGAGGGAGGCATCAATGGTGGTGAG GTGGCTGCTCTTATACTACAAGAAACAGCTGCTGGGAAAAATTATTCATCCGACAAG TTAAGTGGAGCTAGGAGGTTGCGTGATGCCATTGTGCTTGGCTATCAACTACAAAGAGCTCCTGGTAGAGATATCTGCATTCCTGATTGGTATTTGCTTGCTGAAAATGAGGTTGGCCTTCGGCCTGCAGTGGCAGAAAATGAGATAACTGGGAATATCTCTCTTGTGGAAGC GCACATTGAGGATTTTGAGATACTTCATGGCGATCTCCATGGTTTACCTGATACAATGGCATTCTTAAAGAGCTTGTCGAGTCTACATTTTGAAACTGACTCAGGGAAGGGCACTGAGAAGCGCCTGATGCGGGAGCGAGCTGCTGCTGCAGCACTTTTTGATTGGGAG gaGGAAATATATATTGCAAGAGCTCCTGGGAGATTGGATGTAATGGGAGGGATTGCAGATTATTCAGGAAGTCTTGTTTTGCAG ATGCCAATTAGAGAGGCTTGTCATGTTGCTGTTCAGACAAACCATCCATCCAAACACAAGCTATGGAAACATGCTGAAGCACGACAGCAAGCTACAGGGCAGGGACCAATTCTGCAAATA GTATCATTTGGGTCAGAGTTGAGTAACCGAGCACCAACTTTCGATATGGACCTGTCAGATTTCCTTGATGGTGATAAACCAATTTCATATGAAGAGGCATTTAAATACTTCTCCCAAGATCCCTCCCAGAA GTGGGCTTCATATGTTGCTGGAACAATTCTTGTCTTGATGATTGAATTGGGTGTGCGCTTCACTGAGAGTATCAGCATACTG GTTTCTTCTGCTGTTCCTGAAGGCAAAGGTGTTTCATCTTCAGCATCAGTGGAAGTTGCCACCATGTCAGCCATTGCTGCAGCATATG GGCTTAATATTGATTCCAGAAAACTAGCAATTCTCTGTCAAAAG GTTGAGAACCGAGTTGTTGGTGCTCCTTGTGGAGTCATGGACCAAATGGCTTCAGCTTGTGGAGAAGCCAATAAGCTACTTGCCATGGTTTGCCAG CCAGCGGAGGTGAAGGAACTCGTTAACATTCCAACCCACATACGCTTTTGGGGGATTGATTCCGGAATACGACATAG TGTTGGTGGAACAGATTATGGATCTGTCAGAATAGGTGCTTTCATGGGACGCAAGATGATCAAGTCAGCAGCAAACGCTTTGCTGTCTCAATCTCCAAATAACACCCCTTCTCAGGAAGTGGATGAAGTAAATTctgatgaaaatgatgagagTGAAATGAATCTATTTGAAGCTGAAGCTGAGCTGGATTATTTATGCAACCTCACAACACACCG ATTTGAAGCTGTATATGCCAAGCAACTTCCAGAAAGCATCCTCGGAGAAGCATTCTTGAATAAGTATATCGATCACAATGATACAGTTACAACCATTGATCCCAATCGCAATTATGCTGTCAAGGCACCTGCTAAACATCCTGTCTATGAAGATTTCCGTGTCAAG GCTTTTAAAGCGCTGTTGACTGCTGCTACGACCGATGAACAACTCTCTGCTCTTGGAGAACTTATGTATCAG TGTCATTACAGTTACAGTGATTGCGGACTCGGTTCAGACGGTACTGACAGGCTTGTTAAATTAGTACAAGAGATACAACATCGGCCGTCTCGTGATGGACAACCAAGCCTACTTGGTGCGAAGATTACAGGCGGGGGATCAGGTGGCACTGTTTGTGTTATCGGACGAAACTGCCTCAGAAGCAGCGAGGAAATTCTCGAG ATACAACGTCGGTACAAAGCCGCCACGGGTCATTTACCATTCATCTTCGAGGGTTCATCCCCTGGTGCTGGAAAGTTTGGCTACCTCAAAATACGGCGAAAGATCGATTCATCTCTGAAGAATTAA